One genomic region from Leishmania braziliensis MHOM/BR/75/M2904 complete genome, chromosome 35 encodes:
- a CDS encoding riboflavin kinase/fmn adenylyltransferase-like protein has product MKPWFLRGKVIHGFGRGGTQLGYPTANLELSEPAIDFLKPYDNFVFWGWGCVEAAAPSTEEPRNGDLSLAPLGPFPFVMSVGNNPQFKNVDVSAEVHFLHKFDGDFYGCVVRILTLEAIRSQSAFTTLEELIKSIDGDVMFAGEHLKMPEWAPYEQHDMVNPACVPAQLNGAPQLPSFGFLEL; this is encoded by the coding sequence ATGAAGCCGTGGTTCCTGCGCGGTAAGGTAATTCACGGCTTTGGCCGTGGCGGGACGCAGCTCGGGTACCCTACAGCGAACTTGGAGCTCAGCGAGCCGGCCATCGACTTCCTGAAGCCGTACGATAACTTCGTGTTCTGGGGATGGGGTTgtgtggaggcggcagcgccgagcACGGAGGAGCCCCGCAATGGGGATTTGTCCCTCGCCCCGCTTGGACCTTTTCCGTTTGTGATGTCCGTTGGCAACAACCCGCAGTTTAAGAACGTGGATGTCAGTGCGGAGGTGCACTTCCTGCACAAGTTTGATGGTGACTTCTACGGCTGTGTAGTGCGCATCCTCACGCTTGAGGCAATTCGCTCGCAATCCGCGTTTACGACACTAGAGGAGCTCATCAAGTCGATAGACGGCGATGTGATGTTTGCTGGGGAGCACTTGAAGATGCCAGAGTGGGCACCGTATGAACAGCACGACATGGTGAACCCTGCCTGCGTGCCGGCTCAGCTGAACGGCGCACCTCAGTTACCCTCCTTCGGCTTCCTTGAACTGTAG